From the Trifolium pratense cultivar HEN17-A07 linkage group LG4, ARS_RC_1.1, whole genome shotgun sequence genome, the window GGTTCTTACCTATCTTTCTACAGGGAAAAAACCAGTGTGCATTCAGGGTTGTCTTGCATTACAAGACTgactatttacatgtatataaaTGGAATACACAGCGGACAGAAACAGTTAAATCAAGTCAACGAATGTCATGGAAAAGATGAGGAATGGTTGCACACCAGAATATACAAGAAACATGTATGAAATTTAATATACTTTGTAATCATTTTAGACAATCTTACAATTTAAATGACACCCTAAACATGGACAGGGTAAATTTCTGGATGAATTTGCAAACcaattttaacaatattatactATTTTTCCTATCAACCATTTAGTTAATCAATCTTACAAGGTAAATGTCATGGAAAACAGGGTACAAGTAAAGATAGCGAGGCGGTGGCCAGCAAATGGACCGATGATAAAAAACAGAAGAAAGAATCCGGAAAACACCGTGTATGAAATTTACGATCCTTTGTCTAACGATTTTTTGTAGCCGTTTTAGACAAACTTATATTATAAGTTAAAAATCTTACAAGTTAAATGACATGGAAAACAGCGTACAAGTAAAGATAGCGAGGCGGTGGCCAGCAAATGGACCGATGATAAAAAACAGAAGAAAGAATCCGGAAAACACTGTGTATGAAATTTACGATCCTTTGTCTAACGATTTTTTGTAGCCGTTTTAGACAAACTTATATTATAAGTTAAAAATCTTACAAGTTAAATGACATGGAAAACAGGGTACAAGTAAAGATAGCGAGGCGGTGGCCAACAAATGGGCTGATGACAAAAAACACTGTGTATGAAATTTACGATTTGTTTGACGAATCTTTGTAGCgatttttgacaattttataAGTTAAACGACACTGTGAACAGGGTTTAAAATATCAGGAAGATGAGATGCCATCAGATGACCAGAGTAATGACACGGAACAGGATAACAAAGCAACAACATACCAGGTATGAATATTCTTGATGAACTGTGCACACGAATCTTAGGAAATTAATGTTGGTGCCATTAATGTTTCTGCTAGTAAAATTATGTTAATCTTATCTTATAAGTTAAACGACACGATGAATAGGGTCGAAGACTAGGGGACACGATATGGATTAATCACAAAAAACGCATAAAAGAGACAAAAACACGCGTTGGGGTAAATTTCCAGATGAACTCTACATATGCTGTTCTATGTTGTTGTTCATCCTTATGTTACTGCCGGCAACCATTTTGTTGATCTAATAAGTTAAAATTCACGTAACAGAATCCAAGGTGTCCGGTTAATGAAAAGGAATCTGTTGATTGGAGCGGTCTCATAGAAAAGAATAAAGATTCAAAAAAGAGCAATGTATGACATTTCTGGATGAACTTTGTACATGAATTTAAACAATATCACAATTCATTACATGTAACCATTTAGCTAATGCCTTAAGTGCAATTACACATCTAAACAGGATTTGAGGGGAAGGATAGATGTTTTGGAGCATGGATTTGAAAGTATGAAAGAAACGATGAAAGAATCGTTTGCGGAGCTGAAAGAAACCATACTCCAAACCGCGGCGCAGAACAACACAAAGGAAGTCTCAGGAAcaggaaaaaagaaaaggaaggcTAAGGAGGTAATGAAACCAGAAGAAGAGGCAGGGAACAATGGAAGCAAACTGTTCGGAGCGCCAGCTAATTGCAAAAAAAACAGAGGGCCCGTAAAGGCAACATGCACGCGAACTGGGTTTAACATAAACCCGTCAAAAAAGCATGGCAATGTCATCTCTTTCGGGAAAACCCATGTGCCCCCAGTAAGTCAACAACTTGTAGCTGAAACTATTGTGCTCATAGTAAGTCAACAATGCGTAACTAATTGTGCCAATGTTTTTTATACAGTGGCTGGGTAATACATTTAAGCTGACCAACGACATGTACCTGACCGAGGAAGAGACCCAAATAGCAACCTACATGTTCCACCGAAGAAAAAGCCAACACATTAGCGAGTGAGTGATGTTTTTGAACGACCGAATGGAAATattcattttgaatttaatttaaatggGATCGAATTATTGTTTCATATTCATTAGTAACATAACATAAGTTTGCTATACAGGAATGATGTTTTTATCAGTCCCGAGAATGGGTACTGTCAAGCAACCAGGCAAAAGATGAACTGTTTGATCCCCAAGCAACTGGTTGATGACGAGGTAATATTATTAACTAAATGTCATTACCgagaatattattattattattattattattattatttgttcagATTCTAACCGAGAATATTATGCTGCAGATCATCAGTCTGGCAGCGTGCATGATGACGCACACGGCCAGACAATCAATGTCAAATGCAAATTGCTGGTATCTCCCAACAACGTTTTCGGTATACTACTAACATTCTCagtaaaacttataaattagattttaaaaGCAAAATATAGCTTTTGTTTTGCTTTTCGCGTTAGTTTATCGGTGCTGTCCACTTTATATTGCCTGGATGTTTCCTGGTATTTCTATTGTGGTCTTTCTATACTCGTACATTAATGccctttttaataatttttttgctgattttaaaaaataactgtAATGCGTCACAGCAATATATTCTGTCCTGGGAGTGCTCCCACACAACAGTGGCCAAGAAGCACTTTAAGGCATTCATGGGAAAGGCCGACAAACTGTCAAAGGTAATACACTAACACACAAACTTACAAAGAGCATTTGTATGGGATAATACCCATCAATTCATcgttgttttttataatatgtttTGTATTTATTATAAAGGTTTTCATACCTTTCCACGACTCAACGTGTGGCCCACACTGGATGCTGTTAGTCATTGATTTTGAGAAGGAGAAATTGACCTACCTTGACTCTTTCCCCATGACAAAGTCTTCCCACAACATAACGCGGAGCATAAAAACTATGGTGAAATTCGGTCACTTGTCTCCAACTGTATATTAGTACTATGATAATATACGAATTATACAAATTAATAGTGTTATAAGAAATTATTTTGGCCAGGCGCTGTTTATGGAGGGAATGCTGCAAAGTGGCATATTTTACGACAATCCGAGCACACCTAGGCCACTGGTGTCGCATTTTCACATGTCTTTCCCCAGTGCCGCTGGTTCACAGGGCATTAACTCGTAAGCGGTTATATAaactacatttttataaaagtacATCCATTCAAGACTCTAAATACGAAGATATATTGTAGGAATGACTGTGCAGTCTTCGTCATCCTTTGGATGACATCTGCAAAGGAGGAGGAAGGATACAAAGTGGAGGTACGAAACATTACACAGTAGATTCTGAATTTAGAGTTTTGTATATTGTAGAGTTTTAAGTTTTTATCGGTTTGTATAGGTGGACAATGGATCCAGACTGCAGATTGCGATTGATTTGGTGTTGGCGCCATATAATAAACACAAGTCAATCGTAATGCAGAATGCTGAAGATTTCAATGCGCGCAAGAAAAGATCATCATTGCGTAAAGGGGTGTAATTTGTATGATTTGTACAATGTATGATTTGGACAATGGTCGGATTATGTATTATGGGACAACTTGAAATGTTATGTTTTTTGGTATGTATTATGGTACAATTTATGGTACTGATTTTGCAGTGGGTTAGCTGTGGGTTTTGTATGATTTGGACAATGGTCGGATTATGTATTATGGTACAATTTATGGTACTGATGTTGCAGTGGCTTAGCTGTGGGTTTTGGTACTGATGTTGCTGCTGTATTATTTATTATGGTACAATTTGAATCTCTATGTATTATGGTACAATTAGAATGTTCTAATTTTATGGTTACAATTTGAATGTTATATTTTGCTGGTTAGTTGTGGGTTCTGGTACTGATGTGTGGTGTCTAGTGTATACTTGCTTCTATGCGATATATATAGGCCTCTGGGAGTGACAGTTTTGCCTCTGAAGTCCCTATTCTCCACGTTCTATGGTAATGGAGTGGTGGGATCGTGCGTGTGGTTCTTTTTTTCCgccaatatttataaatttaaaaatgtattatattgtatcttaattgtgtaattttataagatttttgttttcatgggCCCGGGTAGCAGGCGGATAATGTTGTCCCTTACTGTGCTTTATGCAAGTTGGGCCTTTACTTTATCCCCCGATAAGCAACGGTGAAATTGTTTTCAAAACAAAGTCAGGTTGAGCGCAATTATCAACTCCTATTCATTAAGCATCTGGAATTCAATTTGGAAAAGCTTCCTAATTATTTTCAGTCTTGCTTAATGTATTAGCACATCttagcatatataaaaaataaacaggtGTACATGGCAGCATGTTTCTATGTATATTCGCGTGTATTACAACTTATTCAACAACTATAATGATTAGAACTAGACCCTATAATTGCATTTTAGCTAAGACTTTAAAATGgccttataaaataataactacATGTACCTGGTATTTTGACGATTGCCCTACTCATTCTCTAAAGCTCTACGCTGGCACAACCTGTGAAAATAGAAATACACAAGCCATGATGGTAACTACCACACAGTATGCATAAGTATATAGAAGGAACCAAAAAACCAGGTAAAATGAATGACAGCAACTGCcgattgaaaataaaaagaacagtTTTAAGGGATTGCAAACAGAGGGAGTAATACACAAATCATGTCAAAGTgaacttaattaaaatattaaatccaATGTGAACTTAACCACCTTACATCAAAGTGAACATAACCAGGTAAAGTCAACAACACCCTTCAAAAACGGGCTGAATGAACGACAAAAACCAGGTAAAATGAACGACAACAACTGcagattgaaaataaaaaagaacagtTTTAAGGGATTGCAAAAAGAGGGAGTAATACACAAATCATGTCAAAGTgaacttaattaaaatattaaatccaATGTGAACTTAACCACCTTACATCAAAGTGAATTAAGCTACCAGTGCCCACAACCCCAACATAATATTCTTGTACAAATTTAGTACAAATTTAGTGCGATTTTAAGGGATTGGCTTAACGACCTTAAAATTCATGTAACCTGTACGAGACACTTTGTTCTTTGGTTTTAGGTTGACTGACAGAGAATATTACATAAGATTGAAGGTGTGTTGGGATAAAAATAAGattgaaatatttaaaataaattaacataaatcttttaaataaattaacataaaaataagactgaagattaataataaattattgtaaATTACATAAGGTGGCCAAAAGTCCTAAGCTTATCCCACGCTTCCTGTAATCACAAGTACTTGTGGTGCATGATTTCTTCTAGTTTACTAATTTTAAGCTTGTAAACTTACAGGTCATCCATCTTCCCTTCAAAACGGCCTAAGATGCAACTTCGGTCTTGAAGTCTCACCAAAGCATCTGCAATAGCCCCTTGGACTTCTGCCATCCGTTTCTTAAGAGGATGCAATTGATTCATCACATCCCGTATATCATTGTCCAAATTCCTCTCCTCTCTTTCTTTTCCAAAGAGAGGACAACTTTTCCAAAATTTGTTCAGATTTTTATCAAGTGACCGCTCCTCTTCGCGGTAAACTTTGTACGTGGAACTCCACACTTTGACATTCTCCCGGGCAGTCTTTGTTTTGTCGATCAAAATAAGCCACTCGTTTTGGATTTCATCATTTTCAGACCAAACAGCAAGAAACAAGGGTTTATCGGAAGCAAGCAGAGAATAAAACATCTCTGCCATGTGCAAGAAAGATTTTTGATCTGTTGATAGATCAGTAATCTCTTTAATTTCACTAATTAAAGAGCGAAAGCGATCGGTCATACCTGGGGTTTCTAGAAGAAACAAGAAATCCTCTTCAACTAGCAAACTTTTCATGGACAAggagaagaatgagaaggagaaGAATGAGAAGAAGAACCCATGATATTAAAATGAGAGTAAGGTAGGATATAGtagaataaaagaaagaaacattTTTTCGCGTAAACAAGAATGAGTGAAATTAGCCTAAGTGTATGTGGGTTTTATATACGCATGAAATGAATTTGAAAGTTTGTCAACAATAACTTCTCACTGACCAGTATTTCCTtcccactaattttttttcacttccCAGTTCCCACTAGTATTTACGGATCTGGATTTACTTCCCTTAAACCACTCAAGTTCCCACTAACTGGTTTTTAATTTACACTAACCTCTCAAGTGCACCGTTTATTGTCTTGGTGCATATTTATTCCCCACTCAACCATATTAATCAGATTTGAACAACAACCGACCACAAATTATTCAGGAAAATTATATGTAGAAAATTTCGTTTTTAAACACGCGACTTTTTAAATAATTCGTTTTTAATCTATTCATAGTGTAATCTTTCATTTGAACTCACCAAATATCTCCAGTATTACGATAAAGTAAAACGGCACAAGTGCGGAAAATCAAACCCAAACTAACAAATTATATAGAGATATTGCAGAAATTACTCTTATAGATAGATCCGTAACAgtgaaacaaataaaacaaacctGTAATAGCGAGAGATCCGTAACCGAGGAACCGAGCTCGAAAATGCTGGGGTTGAAGAAGAAGCAGATCCACGAAGCTgggtttgaatttgaagaaCTTCTGATTGTGTCGTGAAGGAGATGAGCAAAGTCGAAACAGATCCACGAAGCAAgctcctatttttttttgtaaataaattaGAGGGAAGGTGATAATTTAAGGGGAGGTGATTAATTAGAGGGAAGGTTAATCAGAAGTTGCAAAGTAAGTAAGGGGGCGTTTTGGTAAAATCCACCCAAGGCTCATTGGTGGGGTCGAAAGGCATAAAAGCAACACATCCACATGGCAATTTGTCATTTGTGCGTACCGGTGCAGCAAAAAACCCATCCTGCACCGGAGAATTTGCCATATAAAATACTCCAAGGTTATGAATTTCATCAATAGCACAACATAAACATGTGAAACTCTTCTTTTTAAAAAGCAAGTTAATGTATTCGTGACAAATATGTGTCCTGTAATTTTATATATCAGCGATAAATATTATCCCGTGTTCTTATATATCATTGACAAATATCTATCTtgcatattattttttgtataatacATGTGCATACATGGGGTAGCTTTGGCTAAGGCTACAccttttttctataatttattaaaaataaattattgtatttttacaTTTCATTACTCTTATATATAATACAAATTTAGCTACTCCAAATAAGTTTTtgttacgtaaaaaaaaaagtttatttgtGAAAATTAGTAGAAATATGAAAGACAAAAAATTCTCACTGGGTAAATAAATGtattcttcttctttagacATTTTCACTCTTTATAATAACTACACAACAAACTTTGTCAATAATAAAAGTTCtgaaaacaaatttaataaaaaaaattattttttctttgtattttggCCCGCCCTCTTAAGATTTTATAGTGAACTTCGTCGCTACAAATAATTATTTCGTGTATAATGGTACCTTCCAAAAATATTTAGTGACTTGTTTT encodes:
- the LOC123920828 gene encoding uncharacterized protein LOC123920828 codes for the protein MLLVIDFEKEKLTYLDSFPMTKSSHNITRSIKTMALFMEGMLQSGIFYDNPSTPRPLVSHFHMSFPSAAGSQGINSNDCAVFVILWMTSAKEEEGYKVEVDNGSRLQIAIDLVLAPYNKHKSIVMQNAEDFNARKKRSSLRKGV